In Myxosarcina sp. GI1, one genomic interval encodes:
- a CDS encoding DoxX family protein codes for MVKFINKFIYAAVAFLLTSGMLFKIPVLSATRELALIYPPNSFPGEIRSWILLIFRIGIGIIFILHGYPKLTHLKQWSENLKMPVFLCFIGAATMFLGGFCLIAGFLTGLVSIGILCCMALALFLHIKGGKPFVAQDPYLNPPDYYKGPKGKAEAPSCEKAFVYILIMLVLMVFGPGLYSLDAILLPNLSF; via the coding sequence ATGGTCAAATTTATAAATAAATTTATTTATGCTGCGGTCGCTTTTCTCTTAACTAGCGGTATGCTTTTCAAAATTCCCGTCTTGTCAGCTACGAGAGAATTGGCTTTAATCTATCCCCCCAATAGTTTTCCAGGAGAAATAAGAAGCTGGATTTTGTTGATTTTTCGGATTGGTATTGGGATTATCTTTATTCTTCACGGCTATCCCAAACTGACTCATTTAAAACAGTGGTCTGAGAATCTAAAAATGCCCGTATTTCTCTGTTTTATTGGGGCGGCAACTATGTTTTTGGGCGGCTTTTGTTTGATTGCTGGTTTTCTGACTGGTTTGGTTAGTATCGGTATTTTATGCTGTATGGCACTGGCTTTGTTTTTGCATATTAAGGGTGGTAAACCTTTTGTTGCCCAAGATCCTTATTTAAATCCTCCCGACTATTATAAAGGACCGAAAGGAAAAGCCGAAGCACCAAGCTGCGAAAAAGCTTTTGTTTATATTCTGATTATGCTCGTACTGATGGTATTTGGACCTGGGCTATATTCCCTCGATGCCATATTACTCCCTAATCTTTCTTTTTAG
- a CDS encoding SMP-30/gluconolactonase/LRE family protein: protein MINKKGIEIYDDRLKPLLIPNAALKKLTDGAVHGEGPVYLPEDDSVIWSDAHGNRLLRWSPTEGNKVIRQPSHYQSGNYLDLQGRLVSCSQGQRAIIRQESDGEWKVLVDRYQGKRLNSPNDLVVKSDGTIWFSDPTFGITHENQGYGGEQEQAGDFVYRFDPETGEIDAVIKEMAKPNGLAFSPDESLLYVSDTSAAEHPQQHHYIRVYEVRENRYAENGRVFAVIEPGEPDGFRLDVHGNIFTSSADSVQVYAPDGTHLGKILVPEVCTNLTFGGREGNRLFITAKTSLYAIALNTSGLSIN, encoded by the coding sequence ATGATAAATAAAAAAGGTATTGAAATTTATGACGATCGCCTCAAACCTTTGTTAATTCCCAATGCGGCGCTGAAAAAACTAACAGATGGTGCGGTTCACGGAGAAGGACCTGTTTATCTTCCCGAAGATGATAGCGTAATTTGGAGCGATGCTCACGGCAATCGTCTGTTGCGCTGGAGTCCTACCGAGGGAAATAAAGTGATTCGTCAGCCATCCCACTATCAAAGCGGTAATTATCTCGATTTACAAGGTCGTCTCGTTTCTTGTTCTCAGGGTCAACGAGCAATTATTCGACAGGAAAGCGACGGTGAGTGGAAGGTTTTGGTAGACCGCTATCAAGGTAAGCGGCTAAATAGCCCTAACGATCTGGTAGTCAAAAGCGATGGCACGATTTGGTTTAGCGACCCCACTTTTGGTATTACTCACGAAAATCAGGGATACGGAGGCGAACAGGAACAGGCTGGTGATTTTGTCTATCGTTTCGATCCAGAAACGGGAGAAATAGATGCGGTAATTAAAGAAATGGCAAAACCGAACGGACTGGCATTTAGTCCCGATGAAAGCCTGTTATATGTTTCCGATACTTCTGCTGCCGAACATCCCCAACAGCATCACTATATTCGCGTCTATGAAGTAAGAGAAAATCGCTATGCAGAAAACGGTCGGGTGTTTGCCGTCATCGAACCTGGAGAACCAGATGGTTTTCGTTTAGACGTACATGGCAATATTTTTACCAGTTCTGCCGATAGCGTTCAGGTATATGCACCTGATGGTACACATTTGGGGAAAATTTTGGTACCAGAAGTATGTACCAATCTTACTTTTGGTGGACGAGAAGGCAACCGTTTATTTATTACGGCAAAAACTTCTCTTTATGCGATCGCACTTAATACTAGTGGTCTGTCCATTAATTAA
- a CDS encoding alpha/beta fold hydrolase: MPELQHENAYFYSPQENKPNCPLLIFLPGLDETGKELMSRQTASLEVAFNVRCFVIPPEDLDNWELLAESVLALIEDELKSNPKCSVYLCGESFGGCLALKVLEQAPKLFEKIILVNPASSFHRVPLLNFGSLLFPLTPDFFYNHSAFLTLPFLAPINRISSQARQDLADTIKSAPKQTAQQRLAMMREFELNEAKLKQITQPVLLIGSEQDLILPSVEEVRRLAKIFPQATVVTLPHSGHACLVEEDINLYRIMEANSFVFKK; the protein is encoded by the coding sequence ATGCCCGAACTGCAACACGAAAATGCTTATTTTTATAGTCCTCAAGAAAATAAACCCAATTGCCCCCTATTAATTTTCTTACCAGGATTGGACGAAACGGGTAAAGAGTTGATGTCTCGGCAAACGGCTAGTTTAGAAGTTGCCTTTAACGTGCGCTGTTTTGTGATTCCTCCTGAAGATTTAGATAATTGGGAGCTTTTAGCAGAATCGGTACTGGCTCTTATTGAAGACGAATTAAAATCGAATCCCAAATGTAGCGTCTATCTTTGTGGCGAATCTTTTGGCGGTTGTTTGGCACTCAAAGTTTTAGAACAAGCTCCCAAACTGTTTGAGAAAATCATTTTAGTCAATCCCGCTTCTTCGTTTCATCGAGTTCCTTTGCTCAACTTTGGTTCGCTATTATTTCCCCTAACACCAGACTTTTTTTACAACCATTCTGCTTTTCTTACATTACCTTTTCTCGCTCCCATCAATCGAATTTCTTCTCAAGCTCGTCAAGATTTAGCAGACACAATTAAATCCGCTCCCAAACAAACTGCCCAGCAGCGTCTGGCAATGATGAGAGAGTTTGAATTAAATGAAGCTAAACTCAAGCAGATAACTCAACCCGTTCTGTTAATTGGCAGCGAACAGGACTTAATTTTACCCTCTGTTGAAGAAGTAAGGCGTTTGGCAAAAATTTTTCCCCAGGCAACAGTTGTAACTTTACCCCATAGCGGTCATGCCTGTTTGGTAGAAGAAGATATTAATCTATACAGAATTATGGAAGCAAACAGTTTTGTCTTTAAAAAATAG